A single Biomphalaria glabrata chromosome 2, xgBioGlab47.1, whole genome shotgun sequence DNA region contains:
- the LOC129924710 gene encoding uncharacterized protein LOC129924710 produces the protein MPLQQNARYKMPIQQTARYKMPLQQNARYKMPFQQNARYKMPLQQTARYKMPLQQNARYKMPIQQNARYKMPLQQTARYKMPLQQNARYKMPLQQNARYKMPLQQNARYKMPLQQTARYKMPLQQNARYKMPLQQTARYKMPLQQTARYKMPLQQNARYKMPLQQNARYKMPLQQNAKYKMPLQQNARYKMPLQQNARYKMPIH, from the coding sequence ATGCCCCTCCAGCAGAATGCCAGGTACAAGATGCCCATCCAGCAGACTGCCAGGTACAAGATGCCCCTCCAGCAGAATGCCAGGTACAAGATGCCCTTCCAGCAGAATGCCAGGTACAAGATGCCCCTCCAGCAGACTGCCAGGTACAAGATGCCCCTCCAGCAGAATGCCAGGTACAAGATGCCCATCCAGCAGAATGCCAGGTACAAGATGCCCCTCCAGCAGACTGCCAGGTACAAGATGCCCCTCCAGCAGAATGCCAGGTACAAGATGCCCCTCCAGCAGAATGCCAGGTACAAGATGCCCCTCCAGCAGAATGCCAGGTACAAGATGCCCCTCCAGCAGACTGCCAGGTACAAGATGCCCCTCCAGCAGAATGCCAGGTACAAGATGCCCCTCCAGCAGACTGCCAGGTACAAGATGCCCCTCCAGCAGACTGCCAGGTACAAGATGCCCCTCCAGCAGAATGCCAGGTACAAGATGCCCCTCCAGCAGAATGCCAGGTACAAGATGCCCCTCCAGCAGAATGCCAAGTACAAGATGCCCCTCCAGCAGAATGCCAGGTACAAGATGCCCCTCCAGCAGAATGCCAGGTACAAGATGCCCATCCACTAA